A genome region from Triticum aestivum cultivar Chinese Spring chromosome 2B, IWGSC CS RefSeq v2.1, whole genome shotgun sequence includes the following:
- the LOC123040896 gene encoding GDSL esterase/lipase At1g28650, producing MAVASTLPGQLTAVTALLALSVAITVSAAPATANRSRCYKHLFTFGDSLIDTGNFIVHSSTDSGPVLELPYGETFFGRPSGRWSDGRLVVDFIVEKLGFPYWPAYLQAAAGKSPAEEFRYGANFAVVAATALSQDFFMKKNLSVDQFPPILPYSLDVQIGWFKKVLAVLASTDQERKEVMESSLFLVGEIGANDYNHPFSRNKTLEWVRPLVPQVISSIALSIKALIELGAKTMFVPGIFPLGCTPQYLALFPGDDRDPATGCLWWLNDLILLHNHMLEARLEELRRDHPSVSITYVDSYDNALGLVTAPTQNGKP from the exons ATGGCGGTGGCGTCAACTCTGCCTGGGCAGCTCACGGCGGTGACCGCTCTTCTTGCGCTGTCCGTGGCCATCACGGTGTCGGCGGCCCCTGCGACTGCGAACCGGAGCAGGTGCTACAAACATCTATTCACCTTCGGTGACTCTCTGATCGACACCGGCAACTTCATCGTCCACAGCTCCACTGATTCGGGGCCCGTCCTGGAGTTGCCATACGGCGAGACCTTCTTCGGCCGCCCCTCCGGCCGCTGGTCCGACGGCCGCCTCGTCGTCGACTTTATCG TGGAGAAGCTGGGGTTCCCGTACTGGCCGGCGTACCTGCAGGCGGCAGCCGGGAAGTCTCCGGCGGAGGAGTTCCGGTACGGCGCCAATTTCGCGGTGGTGGCCGCCACGGCGCTGAGCCAGGATTTCTTCATGAAGAAGAATCTCAGCGTTGACCAGTTTCCACCGATCCTCCCCTACTCTCTCGACGTCCAGATCGGCTGGTTCAAGAAAGTGCTCGCCGTGCTCGCCTCCACGGACCAAG AGAGGAAGGAGGTGATGGAGAGCTCGCTGTTcctggtgggggagatcggcgccAACGACTACAACCATCCCTTCTCGCGGAACAAGACGCTTGAATGGGTCAGGCCCCTCGTGCCACAGGTCATCAGCTCCATCGCTCTGTCCATCAAGGCCCTAATCGAGCTGGGCGCCAAGACCATGTTCGTGCCGGGCATCTTCCCGCTGGGGTGCACCCCGCAGTACCTCGCactcttccccggcgacgaccgcGACCCTGCCACGGGCTGCCTCTGGTGGCTCAACGACCTCATCCTCCTCCACAACCACATGCTGGAAGCAAGGCtcgaggagctccgccgcgaccacCCCAGTGTGTCCATCACCTATGTCGACTCCTACGACAACGCCCTCGGCCTCGTCACCGCGCCTACACAAAACGGCAAGCCCTAG